The Mesotoga sp. BH458_6_3_2_1 genome has a window encoding:
- a CDS encoding DUF4097 family beta strand repeat-containing protein produces MRKTNRRRGLALAGLLLGIGVLLIGAAVIIRPEILGFSFSSGWSFNGVKFNEDFSETVTEKINSLEIDSQNGKVEVVGWNRDYVEIKVERSIRVADENLKEEYLEKTRPVINAMDGKLTVIVPKLSQTNEFRGQATTIYLSVPSETVEDITVNTSNGAMVFRSLNASIRGRSSNGGLELISVSGSITLETSNSPIFVEECAGVMELKSTNGAFEASGISGTFIIETSNAPITIKKGTINISANSTNGAITVTESTLFGSGNYLKTSNARILCDALLPETGVFEIMTTNGQVNLLVDDSLKAEFDASTTNGSVNLKDLMVAVISSTSTSMKGNLNGGNGLLITLKTSNSNISIQNRKKENSI; encoded by the coding sequence ATGAGGAAAACTAACAGAAGGAGAGGTCTGGCGCTTGCGGGACTTCTGCTAGGAATAGGGGTCCTTTTGATTGGTGCAGCAGTGATAATCCGTCCTGAAATTCTGGGATTCAGCTTTAGTTCTGGCTGGTCATTCAATGGAGTGAAGTTCAACGAAGACTTCTCAGAGACAGTCACCGAGAAAATAAACTCATTGGAAATCGACAGCCAGAACGGAAAGGTCGAAGTAGTGGGCTGGAATAGAGATTATGTTGAAATCAAGGTAGAGCGGTCAATTAGAGTTGCAGACGAAAATCTCAAAGAAGAGTATCTCGAAAAGACTAGACCGGTCATCAATGCAATGGATGGAAAACTTACTGTAATTGTTCCCAAACTATCTCAAACAAACGAATTCAGGGGGCAGGCAACAACAATTTATCTGAGTGTTCCGTCGGAAACGGTGGAAGATATCACAGTGAATACCAGCAACGGCGCAATGGTTTTCAGATCACTCAATGCCTCAATAAGAGGCAGAAGCAGCAATGGAGGTTTGGAGCTTATCTCCGTCTCGGGAAGCATAACGCTTGAAACCTCTAATTCGCCCATTTTTGTCGAAGAGTGTGCCGGGGTCATGGAACTCAAATCCACCAACGGTGCTTTTGAAGCAAGTGGAATATCAGGAACCTTCATCATAGAGACAAGCAATGCTCCGATAACAATCAAAAAGGGAACTATCAATATTTCGGCAAATTCCACGAACGGAGCAATTACAGTCACTGAGAGCACACTCTTTGGCAGCGGAAATTACTTAAAAACCTCCAACGCAAGAATACTGTGCGACGCTCTTCTGCCCGAAACAGGTGTTTTCGAAATAATGACCACTAACGGACAAGTGAACCTCTTGGTAGATGATTCTCTGAAAGCTGAGTTTGACGCATCGACAACAAATGGCAGTGTGAACCTGAAGGATCTTATGGTAGCCGTAATCAGCTCAACTTCTACAAGTATGAAGGGTAATCTCAATGGCGGCAACGGCCTCCTCATCACTCTGAAGACAAGTAATTCCAACATTTCAATCCAGAATCGCAAGAAAGAGAATTCGATCTAG
- a CDS encoding DUF2202 domain-containing protein: MKRVFSAVLMVLIIGSMSLASGSMTEEDGIAFMREEEKLAHDVYTVLYEIWGLNVFGNIARSEQTHTEAVLSLIGDFGMVDPVGENEIGVFTNSTLQELYDELIESGSKSLLDAVKVGLLIEEIDIKDLEELLEGDIDSRTARVYENLLRGSENHLRAFLRQYERLAGSYTPEVLDVERFNEIASGR, translated from the coding sequence ATGAAGAGAGTATTTTCAGCAGTATTAATGGTTCTCATTATTGGTTCAATGTCACTGGCCAGCGGCTCAATGACTGAGGAAGATGGAATTGCATTCATGAGAGAAGAAGAAAAGCTAGCTCACGATGTCTATACCGTACTCTATGAAATATGGGGATTGAATGTCTTCGGTAACATTGCTAGAAGTGAACAGACTCATACAGAAGCAGTTCTTTCTCTGATCGGTGATTTTGGCATGGTAGATCCAGTAGGTGAAAATGAAATTGGAGTCTTCACTAATTCAACGCTTCAGGAGCTTTATGATGAACTCATCGAGAGTGGAAGCAAGTCTCTTCTGGATGCGGTGAAAGTTGGTCTTCTAATAGAAGAGATAGATATTAAGGACCTGGAAGAATTGCTTGAGGGAGACATCGACTCGAGAACTGCGAGGGTATACGAAAATCTGCTTAGAGGTTCTGAGAACCACCTAAGGGCATTCCTCAGACAGTATGAGAGACTCGCTGGAAGCTATACGCCTGAAGTACTCGATGTTGAGAGGTTCAACGAGATAGCATCTGGCAGATAG
- a CDS encoding SDR family oxidoreductase, translating to MIILKRALVTGASSGIGEVFSYELAKRGYETIIVARRLERLQTISDQIERDLGVRSIPLKGDLTNENDLVEVSKLLKDVDLLINNAGFGLIGPFEDIEADREMQMIKLNIGALYFLTKKYALIRNSIGGGIINVASTAAYLPVPGMAVYAATKAFVLSLSEAVSEELQPKGFKVMVLSPGPTRTEFFDVASGGRRQLPGSMSPEEVVKSALDAFEKGKRSVVSGLINKIIASGSRLVPRAVALKAARRAFED from the coding sequence GTGATCATTTTGAAGAGAGCACTAGTTACCGGAGCTTCATCGGGAATCGGCGAGGTTTTTTCTTATGAGCTTGCAAAGCGTGGGTATGAAACGATCATTGTAGCCAGAAGATTAGAAAGATTGCAGACGATTTCCGATCAAATTGAGAGAGATCTGGGAGTCAGATCTATTCCGTTGAAAGGTGATTTGACGAATGAAAACGACCTGGTCGAGGTTTCGAAACTGCTGAAAGACGTAGATCTTCTCATAAACAACGCAGGGTTCGGATTGATAGGTCCCTTTGAGGATATTGAAGCAGATAGAGAAATGCAGATGATCAAGTTGAATATTGGTGCTCTTTACTTCTTGACGAAGAAATATGCTCTCATACGCAACAGCATTGGCGGAGGAATAATAAACGTTGCTTCTACTGCCGCTTACTTGCCTGTGCCCGGAATGGCGGTTTATGCTGCTACAAAGGCCTTTGTACTTAGCTTAAGCGAAGCCGTCAGCGAAGAACTACAACCCAAGGGCTTCAAAGTGATGGTTCTGTCTCCTGGACCTACAAGAACAGAGTTTTTCGATGTCGCTTCGGGAGGAAGGAGGCAGTTGCCGGGATCGATGTCTCCTGAAGAAGTTGTGAAAAGTGCACTGGATGCATTTGAAAAAGGAAAGAGAAGCGTGGTAAGCGGGCTGATCAACAAAATAATCGCTTCCGGGTCAAGGCTGGTGCCCAGGGCAGTTGCTTTGAAAGCGGCCAGGAGGGCGTTTGAGGATTAG
- a CDS encoding amidohydrolase, translating into MDLARIRHDLHEIPEIGFNEFKTQAYIMSFLDRLSVSYEKVAGTGILAKWKKVEGPFVLFRADMDALPVFEETDAPFKSAHEGFMHACGHDVHMTILIGLIERIVTSDLNRNFLFLFQPAEEGGGGATKCLPKLEQYEITEAWALHVNDEFPEGSVYTRAGVLFASAFEVDCTFEGRSAHVAFYKQGRDAIEGAMDFLQRVYSVDRGDSVLRFGLIQGGRVRNVVADSCTLSGTVRTKAFELSEEAIMELEELGIEVATKRGLKFSQEIGSKYPQVHVDRNLYDKLCALVDVNPVEMKYVGEDFGVIAMKYPSVLFWLGTGRGEQHGLHNSRFLPADSVIEKGVEVFWKVANS; encoded by the coding sequence ATGGATTTAGCGAGAATTAGGCATGACTTACATGAGATTCCGGAGATTGGATTCAATGAGTTCAAGACTCAAGCCTACATTATGAGTTTCCTGGATCGATTATCTGTCTCCTACGAAAAGGTTGCGGGCACCGGAATCCTGGCGAAATGGAAAAAGGTTGAAGGCCCTTTCGTTCTATTTCGAGCCGATATGGATGCTCTTCCTGTTTTCGAAGAGACAGATGCCCCGTTCAAATCTGCACATGAAGGTTTTATGCATGCTTGCGGCCATGATGTTCATATGACAATTCTCATTGGACTTATAGAAAGAATAGTAACAAGCGATCTTAACAGAAATTTTCTCTTTCTTTTCCAGCCGGCCGAAGAAGGCGGAGGCGGTGCCACGAAATGCTTACCAAAATTGGAGCAATATGAAATAACCGAGGCCTGGGCACTTCATGTGAATGATGAATTTCCTGAAGGGTCTGTTTACACAAGAGCCGGCGTCCTCTTTGCGTCGGCCTTCGAAGTGGATTGCACTTTTGAGGGAAGGTCGGCACATGTTGCTTTCTATAAGCAGGGAAGAGACGCAATTGAGGGAGCTATGGATTTTCTTCAAAGGGTCTATTCGGTTGATAGAGGAGATTCCGTACTGAGATTTGGACTCATACAGGGGGGCAGGGTTAGAAATGTGGTGGCAGATTCCTGCACTCTTTCAGGGACCGTAAGAACTAAAGCTTTTGAGCTTTCAGAAGAGGCAATCATGGAACTCGAAGAACTTGGGATAGAAGTCGCTACTAAGAGAGGTCTGAAGTTCTCTCAGGAAATTGGTTCTAAGTATCCACAGGTTCATGTAGACAGAAATCTCTACGATAAACTGTGCGCCCTGGTCGATGTGAATCCGGTAGAGATGAAATACGTGGGGGAGGATTTTGGGGTGATCGCTATGAAATACCCTTCGGTACTTTTCTGGTTGGGTACAGGAAGAGGAGAACAGCATGGACTACATAATTCAAGGTTTTTGCCTGCTGACTCCGTTATTGAGAAGGGCGTTGAGGTTTTCTGGAAGGTTGCCAACAGCTGA
- a CDS encoding InlB B-repeat-containing protein, producing the protein MRIKLLSVLILLSIFLFISCCKTTSVLLIKSLPFSEVEVFIDGGGVTTPYLLSVQENEMKEISVEPVHLLDTCSWIEGVDTKAIFLEWSGLVSSSATTVELEIKNGSELIAILDFENRLEYVENFGEEDISRDDLSGWFSAGECIELTAESYEGYSFAGWEVQTEKMLETGLSSTPLIVITMETPVLLRAVYNEEGEI; encoded by the coding sequence ATGCGAATCAAACTTCTTTCTGTTCTGATACTTCTTTCGATTTTCTTGTTTATATCCTGTTGCAAGACGACAAGCGTGTTGTTGATTAAATCCCTACCGTTTTCTGAAGTTGAGGTTTTCATAGACGGAGGTGGCGTAACGACACCCTATCTTCTGTCAGTCCAAGAAAACGAAATGAAGGAAATCTCGGTTGAACCGGTGCATTTGCTAGACACTTGCAGCTGGATTGAAGGAGTTGATACAAAAGCGATTTTTTTGGAGTGGTCAGGGCTTGTCTCGAGCAGTGCAACGACTGTCGAGTTGGAAATCAAAAACGGAAGCGAGCTCATCGCAATACTTGATTTCGAAAACAGACTTGAGTATGTCGAGAACTTTGGAGAGGAAGACATTTCAAGAGATGATCTGTCTGGATGGTTTTCTGCAGGAGAGTGCATAGAACTGACGGCCGAATCCTACGAAGGTTACTCTTTTGCTGGATGGGAAGTACAGACCGAAAAAATGTTGGAGACCGGATTGAGCAGTACTCCTTTGATCGTTATCACAATGGAAACTCCGGTACTGTTAAGAGCTGTCTACAATGAGGAGGGTGAAATATGA
- a CDS encoding DegV family protein, with amino-acid sequence MVRIVTDSSCDLPVETLKKYGIPFASLNISVDDMTFKEDIDITPEEFWRLMGKSRELPKTSQPSPADFAGIFEDIQKMGEIPLCITISSKLSGTYQSAVLGAEMSGGKAIVFDSLAGSISHGIQVLMAARMAESGAKLGEIVEALEEYRKNVKIIIPLATVENIVKGGRLSKFQGSLVNILNMKIILHGINGEVKLLKKVRGSRRFREAIIELIADASKSGKKIFGITHVNNLEEAEFFASEIRKRVLDSEVIIGKMGPAIATYAGEGGLILAL; translated from the coding sequence GTGGTCAGGATAGTAACGGACAGCTCATGTGATCTACCGGTTGAAACGTTAAAGAAGTATGGTATTCCCTTTGCCTCTCTCAACATTTCTGTAGATGATATGACTTTCAAGGAAGATATCGACATTACTCCAGAGGAGTTCTGGCGATTAATGGGCAAATCCCGTGAACTTCCGAAGACATCTCAGCCTTCGCCGGCCGATTTTGCAGGAATCTTTGAGGATATTCAGAAGATGGGCGAAATTCCACTATGTATTACGATATCATCGAAGCTCAGCGGTACCTATCAATCAGCGGTCCTTGGTGCCGAAATGAGCGGAGGCAAGGCGATCGTGTTCGATTCTCTTGCAGGTTCGATTTCGCATGGCATCCAGGTGCTGATGGCCGCCAGAATGGCTGAATCGGGTGCTAAGTTGGGCGAAATAGTCGAAGCGCTTGAAGAGTACAGAAAAAACGTGAAGATAATCATCCCTCTTGCGACAGTGGAGAATATCGTCAAAGGTGGCCGTCTGAGCAAATTTCAAGGGAGCCTGGTCAACATATTGAATATGAAGATTATCCTGCACGGTATAAATGGCGAAGTGAAGCTCCTTAAGAAGGTAAGAGGAAGCAGGAGATTTAGAGAAGCAATAATTGAGTTGATAGCTGATGCCTCAAAATCCGGAAAGAAGATTTTTGGCATTACACACGTCAATAATCTCGAAGAGGCTGAATTCTTTGCATCTGAAATAAGAAAACGCGTGCTAGATTCGGAAGTCATAATTGGAAAGATGGGTCCTGCAATTGCCACATACGCTGGAGAGGGTGGACTTATATTGGCGCTCTAA
- a CDS encoding AbrB/MazE/SpoVT family DNA-binding domain-containing protein — MILLDTSLSSKGQLTLPVVIRRRLGLKKGTRLSVELRNGEIVLVPKRGFENLRGFLGRDRRSESSR; from the coding sequence GTGATTCTTTTGGATACTAGCTTATCAAGCAAGGGGCAGCTTACTTTACCAGTAGTGATCAGGAGAAGATTAGGATTGAAGAAAGGAACCCGTCTAAGTGTAGAGCTTCGAAACGGTGAGATTGTACTTGTACCAAAGAGGGGCTTTGAGAACTTAAGGGGGTTCTTAGGAAGGGATCGCAGAAGTGAAAGCAGTAGATGA
- a CDS encoding S9 family peptidase: MTEKKYSIEELMENETIASFAVSPDSKRILYSSDKTGNYNIFELDKEKGKHRQITSLSENALVSHVYEDGSFIFAMDKGGDELHHLYLGSKEEIKDLTPFEKTKSGFHVSVGNRVYYYSNKIDRSRFDLYRFDKADLASELVFENKDLYELGPISNDERFLALHKPETANNSNVYLHDLLSGETTLLSPHQGEANFKPVFFSRDSSKLYCLSDIEGEFMTLWVTDIESKEREEILAFSWDIIAGRISENGKSAVLIVNRDGFSELHIIDTKDNSPKMPPVETGGVVYDQCFSKDSRFLYYLCDSATSSPNIFAIDFETKETEQLTDSMSDEVNSNDLSEAKVLRFISYDGLQVPGIFYPPRNVPPNEKAPAIVWVHGGPGGQSLPRYSPEIQFIANHGYAIYAVNNRGSSGYGKSFFKAADHKHGEADLDDCVAAAKYLAALDFIDEERIGINGGSYGGFMVLAALAFRPKEFKVGTDFFGVSNWVRTLKEVPAWWKAIKDLLYTKIGNPFEEEEYLKSISPLFHAEKIERPLLVLQGVNDPRVLKVESDEIVESLKRNDVPVEYVVFEDEGHGFKKKANRIRGANAMLTFLDKYLR; the protein is encoded by the coding sequence ATGACTGAGAAGAAGTACTCGATTGAAGAACTTATGGAGAATGAGACCATTGCATCATTCGCGGTATCTCCCGATTCCAAAAGAATTCTTTACTCGTCAGACAAAACGGGCAACTACAATATCTTTGAACTAGATAAGGAGAAGGGAAAACACAGGCAGATAACATCACTCAGTGAAAACGCATTGGTATCTCACGTCTACGAAGATGGAAGCTTCATTTTTGCAATGGACAAGGGAGGCGATGAACTACATCATCTCTATCTCGGAAGTAAAGAGGAAATCAAGGATCTGACTCCTTTCGAAAAGACCAAGTCAGGATTTCACGTCTCCGTTGGCAATAGGGTTTACTACTACTCGAACAAGATCGATAGAAGTAGATTCGACCTTTATCGGTTTGATAAGGCCGATCTAGCAAGTGAGCTGGTCTTCGAGAATAAAGACTTGTATGAACTGGGTCCAATTTCGAACGATGAAAGGTTTCTCGCCCTTCATAAGCCCGAGACTGCAAACAACTCAAATGTATATCTCCACGACTTGCTAAGCGGGGAAACAACACTTCTGTCTCCCCATCAAGGAGAAGCCAATTTCAAACCTGTCTTCTTCTCAAGAGACTCGTCGAAGCTATACTGTCTATCGGACATTGAAGGGGAATTCATGACACTCTGGGTGACGGATATTGAAAGCAAAGAGCGTGAAGAGATTCTTGCCTTCAGTTGGGACATAATCGCCGGGAGGATATCGGAAAACGGGAAAAGTGCCGTGCTTATCGTAAATAGAGACGGTTTTTCCGAACTCCATATAATCGATACAAAAGACAATTCCCCTAAGATGCCTCCCGTGGAGACGGGTGGAGTCGTCTACGATCAATGCTTCAGCAAGGATAGCCGCTTCCTGTACTATCTTTGTGACTCAGCAACCTCCTCTCCCAATATCTTTGCGATCGATTTCGAGACGAAGGAGACAGAGCAGCTCACTGATTCCATGAGCGATGAAGTGAACAGCAATGACCTCTCTGAAGCAAAGGTACTCCGTTTCATTTCATACGACGGCCTCCAAGTGCCTGGGATCTTCTATCCACCAAGAAATGTTCCGCCAAACGAGAAAGCACCTGCAATTGTATGGGTTCACGGAGGACCGGGAGGTCAGTCTCTGCCAAGATACAGTCCTGAGATTCAGTTCATTGCAAATCATGGATATGCTATTTATGCAGTCAATAACAGAGGAAGCTCCGGCTACGGAAAGAGCTTCTTCAAAGCAGCGGATCACAAGCACGGAGAAGCAGATTTGGATGATTGCGTGGCCGCCGCTAAGTATTTGGCCGCTCTCGATTTCATCGACGAAGAGAGAATCGGAATAAATGGTGGAAGTTACGGCGGATTTATGGTTCTAGCTGCACTTGCTTTCAGGCCGAAGGAGTTCAAGGTGGGTACGGATTTTTTTGGTGTCTCGAACTGGGTGAGAACTCTCAAAGAAGTGCCTGCCTGGTGGAAAGCTATCAAAGACCTCTTATACACGAAGATTGGAAATCCCTTTGAAGAGGAGGAATACCTCAAGAGCATTTCCCCCCTCTTTCACGCCGAAAAGATTGAAAGACCACTCCTGGTTCTTCAGGGTGTAAATGATCCAAGAGTATTGAAGGTGGAATCAGACGAGATCGTTGAGAGTCTTAAGAGAAATGATGTTCCCGTTGAATATGTAGTGTTCGAAGATGAAGGACATGGCTTCAAGAAGAAAGCAAATAGGATAAGAGGTGCAAATGCGATGCTCACCTTTCTTGACAAGTATTTGCGCTAG
- a CDS encoding InlB B-repeat-containing protein: MKKTFILLLLVGMSFLFTSCFVKNSMICLTSEPVDSVEFHIDGAKQHTPFSAIVKERQRVSLEIEEVQMHDLNLQIEGYDAEYYFVSWSDNSTETSRTIEIKKGEPTEIGIEISASFKVAAFAITEGSTFTQEFYTEWHQYGEEILISAPELSGMEFSHWSVELSDRFLPAECTPSIRIGVYSPVLLHAIYITKKTVKINTLPNPADGGITSGDGIYSEGESVTIAATPSDGYRFVNWTLEDVPVSEEKYFTFEATEDATYIANFTHKIYTITASHTEGGTISPSGVVLVTHGASQTFLIQPEEDYFISDVLVDSDSAGPRDTYIFENITSNHTIRAIFSQTPVVTYSVKFIVSDKAGLLENASVTFNGETISTDANGEALFAGVAQGKSKPYSVSRTGYVSAQGTIDIENEDKTVEVKLNRQKYSVSLSASPQNAGALSGEGVYEYGDSVTVVATPNEGWNFINWTENGGQVSNSAVFSFIIGSDRDLVANFSKTSYTIVATAGSGGSISPSGNVVVEHGASKSFTITPDSGYEIDDVLVDGSSIGKVSSYTFNNVTSNHTIEATFKKKTYTIVATAGSGGSISPSGNVVVEHGASKSFTITPDSGYFISDVLVDGESIGPKTGYTFQNITSSHTIHALFEETPPPVFNVTFVVSSESAPVSGATVSFNGEQLATGIDGTVTFTGVIPGNDKPYTVSKTGYQSKSGFVDVIDRDVTVNVELSRGSYTIVATAGSGGSISPSGNVVVEHGSSKSFTITPDSGCEIDDVLVDGSSVGKVSSYTFDSVTSDHTIEAAFKKKTYTIVATAGSGGSISPSGNVVVEHGASESFTITPDSGYEIDDVFVDGSSVGKVSSYTFGNVTSDHNISALFGRILSNDADLEDLVVSPGLLNPIFNKDIETYNVNVSHDTTELTITATLSDTKASMTINEEVAESGTGKTITLNAAGQSTTITIEVTAEDGTKKTYTITVNRAPVPGDGTLIIKSETVASGTYVWITVAARDLPAIKGMTIVLEFDPDFFVKEPQYTVQYLTPIKESGPVTVWSDKIPDNEYLLDLNFGLKTAASVVEETEILRIMMETKPVSGSTALSFAEYTATTGVHVKTVVLDGDIKPIENISLIDGNIVVQ; encoded by the coding sequence ATGAAGAAGACATTCATCCTCTTACTCTTGGTGGGTATGTCGTTCCTCTTCACTTCCTGCTTCGTGAAGAACTCAATGATTTGTCTGACCTCAGAACCGGTTGATTCAGTTGAGTTCCACATTGATGGTGCCAAACAGCACACTCCCTTCTCAGCCATAGTGAAGGAGAGACAGAGAGTAAGCCTGGAAATCGAAGAAGTTCAGATGCATGATCTCAATCTACAAATCGAGGGATATGATGCTGAATACTACTTTGTCTCATGGAGCGATAATTCTACGGAGACTTCAAGAACGATTGAGATAAAGAAAGGTGAACCAACTGAAATAGGAATAGAAATCTCTGCAAGTTTCAAGGTAGCTGCCTTCGCAATCACGGAAGGCTCAACTTTCACGCAAGAGTTCTACACAGAATGGCATCAATATGGAGAAGAAATCCTGATCAGCGCGCCAGAGCTATCTGGAATGGAGTTTTCGCACTGGTCTGTTGAGCTTTCAGATAGATTTCTCCCAGCAGAGTGTACACCCTCTATTAGAATCGGTGTATATTCGCCAGTTCTGCTTCACGCAATTTACATTACGAAGAAAACAGTTAAGATAAACACGCTTCCAAACCCTGCGGATGGGGGTATAACGTCTGGCGATGGTATCTATAGTGAGGGAGAAAGTGTGACCATCGCTGCAACTCCTTCGGATGGCTACAGATTTGTAAACTGGACTCTTGAAGATGTGCCGGTCTCTGAAGAAAAATACTTCACTTTTGAAGCAACAGAAGATGCGACCTACATTGCTAACTTCACTCACAAGATCTACACGATAACTGCTTCACATACAGAAGGGGGAACCATAAGTCCTTCAGGTGTTGTTCTTGTTACTCACGGGGCGAGTCAGACTTTTCTCATTCAACCGGAGGAAGATTATTTCATATCTGATGTTCTGGTAGACAGCGACTCGGCGGGACCCAGAGATACATACATATTTGAAAACATCACTTCGAATCATACAATTCGCGCTATTTTCAGTCAGACACCAGTTGTTACCTATAGCGTGAAGTTCATTGTTTCAGACAAAGCGGGTTTACTAGAAAACGCATCCGTCACTTTCAATGGCGAGACAATCTCGACAGATGCAAATGGTGAAGCCCTCTTTGCGGGAGTGGCGCAAGGAAAGAGCAAACCTTATTCAGTTTCCAGGACAGGCTATGTGTCCGCTCAGGGAACCATAGATATTGAGAACGAGGATAAGACAGTAGAAGTGAAGCTCAATAGACAGAAATACTCAGTCAGTTTATCGGCAAGTCCTCAGAATGCCGGTGCACTTTCGGGAGAGGGAGTTTATGAATATGGCGACAGTGTGACCGTAGTAGCAACCCCAAACGAAGGTTGGAACTTCATTAACTGGACTGAAAATGGAGGACAGGTTAGCAACAGCGCCGTATTTTCATTCATAATAGGATCCGACAGGGATCTAGTGGCTAACTTCTCGAAAACCTCATACACGATAGTGGCTACGGCAGGAAGCGGAGGAAGCATCTCTCCGTCGGGCAACGTCGTCGTCGAACACGGAGCGAGCAAAAGTTTCACCATAACTCCAGACTCGGGATACGAGATAGACGATGTGCTTGTGGATGGTTCATCTATCGGTAAGGTGTCAAGCTACACCTTCAACAACGTGACTTCCAACCACACGATCGAAGCTACCTTCAAGAAGAAAACATACACGATAGTGGCTACGGCAGGAAGCGGAGGAAGCATCTCTCCGTCGGGCAACGTCGTCGTTGAACACGGAGCTAGCAAGAGCTTCACCATAACTCCAGACTCGGGATACTTCATTTCCGATGTGCTTGTCGATGGTGAATCCATCGGACCTAAAACAGGCTACACTTTCCAGAACATAACCTCCAGCCATACTATCCACGCCCTCTTTGAAGAGACACCGCCTCCCGTGTTCAATGTCACGTTCGTGGTATCGAGTGAATCGGCTCCCGTTTCAGGAGCGACCGTCTCGTTCAACGGTGAACAGCTCGCTACCGGTATCGATGGAACGGTAACATTCACCGGGGTAATACCGGGCAACGACAAACCTTACACGGTTTCAAAGACTGGTTATCAGAGCAAGTCGGGTTTCGTCGATGTTATTGATCGGGACGTTACCGTAAACGTCGAACTGTCCAGGGGCAGCTACACGATAGTGGCGACTGCAGGAAGCGGGGGAAGCATCTCTCCGTCGGGCAACGTCGTCGTTGAACACGGATCGAGCAAGAGCTTCACCATAACTCCTGACTCGGGATGCGAGATAGACGATGTGCTTGTGGACGGTTCATCCGTCGGTAAGGTATCCAGCTACACCTTCGACAGTGTGACCTCCGACCACACGATCGAAGCTGCCTTCAAGAAGAAAACATACACGATAGTGGCGACTGCAGGAAGCGGGGGAAGCATCTCTCCATCTGGCAATGTCGTCGTCGAACACGGAGCAAGCGAGAGCTTCACCATAACTCCAGACTCGGGATACGAGATAGACGATGTTTTTGTAGATGGTTCATCTGTCGGCAAGGTGTCCAGCTACACATTCGGCAACGTGACTTCAGACCACAATATCTCTGCGCTTTTCGGAAGAATCCTCTCAAATGATGCCGATCTTGAAGACCTTGTTGTGTCTCCTGGTTTGCTCAATCCCATTTTCAACAAAGATATCGAAACGTACAACGTGAATGTATCACATGACACAACAGAGCTCACAATTACTGCAACTCTCTCGGATACAAAAGCATCGATGACAATAAACGAAGAGGTAGCAGAAAGCGGTACAGGCAAGACAATTACACTAAATGCCGCGGGGCAAAGCACGACCATAACGATAGAAGTGACTGCGGAAGACGGAACGAAGAAGACATATACGATAACTGTAAACAGGGCACCTGTTCCTGGAGATGGAACTCTAATCATAAAGAGTGAGACTGTTGCTTCAGGAACCTATGTATGGATCACTGTTGCCGCAAGAGATCTACCCGCGATAAAGGGAATGACAATTGTCTTGGAGTTTGATCCAGACTTCTTTGTTAAAGAACCACAATATACCGTCCAGTACTTAACACCGATAAAGGAATCGGGGCCGGTTACCGTCTGGAGCGACAAGATTCCTGACAATGAATACTTGCTGGATCTCAACTTCGGTTTGAAAACTGCCGCGTCTGTTGTTGAAGAGACAGAAATTCTCAGAATAATGATGGAGACAAAGCCAGTCAGTGGAAGCACTGCTCTTTCATTTGCTGAGTACACAGCAACTACTGGAGTGCATGTTAAAACAGTTGTTCTTGACGGCGATATAAAACCTATTGAGAATATCTCGTTGATTGACGGAAATATTGTAGTTCAGTAG